Proteins encoded within one genomic window of Jiangella mangrovi:
- a CDS encoding DUF4234 domain-containing protein, giving the protein MDDRAVKRRDPGIAWALSIITLGIYFLFWYYLVNREMSDDFPDVEVNPLGAVAAVTIGGLIVVPPFVSTYNTGRRIRIAQRAAGVEPSCRPWVGLLLMFVLGLHVAYYQLKLNTVADEAAEPAAA; this is encoded by the coding sequence ATGGATGATCGAGCCGTCAAGCGCAGGGATCCCGGCATCGCCTGGGCGCTGTCGATCATCACGCTCGGCATCTATTTCCTGTTCTGGTACTACCTCGTCAACCGCGAGATGTCCGACGACTTCCCGGACGTCGAGGTGAACCCACTCGGCGCGGTGGCGGCGGTGACCATCGGCGGGTTGATCGTCGTCCCGCCGTTCGTCAGCACCTACAACACCGGCCGCCGCATCCGGATCGCCCAGCGTGCCGCCGGCGTGGAGCCGAGCTGCCGGCCATGGGTGGGGCTCCTGCTCATGTTCGTGCTCGGCCTGCACGTCGCCTACTACCAGCTCAAACTGAACACCGTCGCCGACGAGGCGGCAGAGCCGGCCGCTGCCTGA
- a CDS encoding ABC transporter ATP-binding protein: MDDSTRGRGARSFTKDRSVTAHKLAPGTFRRIAGFARPYKKQLAVFLSLILVDALLGAAQPMLFKLIIDEGVLKGDRGLVIGLAMAVAGLAVVTSAIGLTQRYVSAKIGQGLVHDLRSQVFAHVQRMPIAFFSRTQTGALVSRLNGDVQGAQQAFTSTLSTVVGNVATTAAVLGAMLALSWQITLAALVLIPLFVLPAKLVGRKLADITRERYELTADMGQTMTERFNVAGALLVKVFGRPDAEAAEFDQRAARVRDIGVKSAVYSRVLMTSLGLLAALATAFVYGLGGVLAIAGSLGVGTVVALTAYLGRLYGPITSLSNLQVDIMTTLVSFERVLEVLDLEPMVADAPGARTLPADAASVEFDHVDFGYPAATDVSLASLESVAGLSAAPGDQVLHDISFTARPGEMIALVGPSGAGKSTVTSLVTRLYDVTGGAVRVGGHDVRDVSQQSLRDAIGVVTQDAHLFHTTLRANLLYARPDASEAEIWAALGAAQIAPLVQSLPDGLDTVVGERGYRLSGGEKQRLAIARLLLKAPRVVVLDEATAHLDSESEAAVQRALETALAGRTSLVIAHRLSTVRDADQILVVDAGRIVERGTHDELLAAGGAYADLYRTQFRSQETTALAPAAA; this comes from the coding sequence ATGGATGACTCCACTCGCGGGCGAGGCGCCCGCTCCTTCACCAAGGACCGTTCGGTCACCGCCCACAAGCTCGCGCCCGGCACGTTCCGGCGCATCGCCGGCTTCGCTCGCCCCTACAAGAAGCAGCTCGCCGTCTTCCTCAGCCTGATCCTGGTCGACGCGCTGCTCGGGGCCGCGCAGCCCATGCTGTTCAAGCTGATCATCGACGAGGGCGTCCTCAAGGGCGACCGCGGCCTGGTCATCGGACTGGCCATGGCGGTCGCCGGTCTCGCCGTCGTCACGTCGGCCATCGGGCTCACGCAGCGCTACGTCTCGGCCAAGATCGGCCAGGGGCTGGTGCACGACCTGCGCAGCCAGGTCTTCGCGCACGTCCAGCGCATGCCCATCGCGTTCTTCAGCCGCACCCAGACCGGCGCGCTCGTCAGCCGGCTCAACGGCGACGTGCAGGGCGCCCAGCAGGCGTTCACGTCCACGCTGTCGACGGTGGTCGGCAACGTCGCGACGACGGCGGCCGTGCTCGGCGCCATGCTGGCGCTGTCGTGGCAGATCACGCTCGCCGCGCTGGTACTGATCCCGCTGTTCGTCCTGCCGGCCAAGCTGGTCGGCCGCAAGCTCGCCGACATCACCCGCGAGCGTTACGAGCTCACCGCCGACATGGGCCAGACCATGACCGAGCGGTTCAACGTCGCCGGCGCGCTGCTGGTCAAGGTCTTCGGCCGCCCCGACGCCGAGGCCGCCGAGTTCGACCAGCGGGCCGCCCGGGTCCGCGACATCGGCGTGAAGTCCGCCGTCTACTCCCGCGTCCTCATGACCTCGCTCGGTCTGCTCGCGGCATTGGCGACGGCGTTCGTCTACGGCCTCGGCGGGGTGCTGGCCATCGCCGGCTCGCTCGGGGTCGGCACCGTCGTCGCGCTGACGGCGTACCTCGGCCGCCTCTACGGCCCCATCACGTCGCTGTCGAACCTGCAGGTCGACATCATGACCACGCTGGTCAGCTTCGAGCGGGTGCTCGAGGTGCTCGACCTCGAGCCCATGGTCGCCGACGCACCCGGCGCGCGCACCCTGCCCGCCGACGCCGCCTCCGTCGAGTTCGACCACGTCGACTTCGGCTACCCGGCCGCGACGGACGTGTCGCTCGCCTCGCTCGAGTCGGTCGCCGGCCTGTCCGCCGCGCCCGGCGACCAGGTGCTGCACGACATCAGCTTCACCGCCCGCCCGGGCGAGATGATCGCACTGGTCGGCCCCTCGGGCGCCGGCAAGTCGACGGTGACGAGCCTGGTCACGCGCCTCTACGACGTCACCGGCGGCGCCGTCCGCGTCGGCGGCCACGACGTCCGCGACGTCAGCCAGCAGTCCCTGCGCGACGCGATCGGCGTCGTCACCCAGGACGCGCACCTGTTCCACACGACGCTGCGGGCCAACCTGCTCTACGCCCGCCCCGACGCCTCCGAGGCGGAGATCTGGGCGGCCCTCGGCGCGGCGCAGATCGCCCCACTGGTCCAGTCGCTCCCCGACGGTCTCGACACCGTCGTCGGCGAGCGCGGCTACCGGCTCTCCGGCGGCGAGAAGCAGCGGCTGGCCATCGCCCGCCTGCTGCTGAAGGCGCCGCGCGTCGTCGTCCTGGACGAGGCCACCGCCCACCTCGACTCCGAGTCCGAGGCCGCCGTCCAGCGGGCCCTCGAGACCGCACTGGCCGGGCGCACCTCGCTGGTCATCGCGCACCGGCTGTCCACCGTCCGCGACGCCGACCAGATCCTCGTGGTCGACGCCGGCCGCATCGTCGAGCGCGGCACCCACGACGAGCTGCTCGCCGCGGGTGGCGCCTACGCCGACCTCTACCGCACCCAGTTCCGCTCGCAGGAGACGACAGCGCTCGCTCCGGCCGCCGCCTGA
- a CDS encoding alkene reductase: MTTNALFRPVRAGRLQLPNRIVMAPMTRLRATDDGTPTAEMAVYYAQRASAGLIVTEGIWPEPAGQSEWRVPGLSDGRHVDGWRRVTAAIHAAGGTVVAQLMHGGRNGHPGARYDGTVPAGPSAVAKTEPVHLPDGSKAAPPAPRAMTVADIDRVVGSYENAAANALAAGFDGVEIHAANSYLPHQFLADNTNLRTDDYGGDVAGRIRFPLRVARAVADTVGADRTAIRLSPGNPQFEMVERDPAPVYRALLAELDRLGLAYLHLTDDDAYPALADLRPRWSGTLIANVGENREPTTACAAVRALEAGLADAVSFGRGFLVNPDLPHRLRHDLTWNPLDEAHLYTPGPVGYTDYPVAS; encoded by the coding sequence ATGACGACCAACGCCCTGTTCAGGCCGGTGCGGGCCGGCCGGCTCCAGTTGCCGAACCGGATCGTGATGGCGCCCATGACGCGGCTGCGCGCCACCGACGACGGCACCCCGACGGCGGAGATGGCCGTCTACTACGCCCAGCGCGCGAGCGCCGGGCTCATCGTCACCGAGGGCATCTGGCCCGAGCCCGCCGGGCAGAGCGAGTGGCGGGTCCCGGGCCTGTCCGACGGCCGGCACGTCGACGGCTGGCGCCGTGTCACCGCCGCGATCCATGCTGCGGGCGGCACCGTCGTCGCGCAGCTCATGCACGGCGGGCGCAACGGTCATCCCGGGGCGCGCTACGACGGGACGGTGCCGGCTGGGCCGTCAGCCGTCGCGAAGACCGAGCCGGTGCACCTGCCCGACGGGTCCAAGGCCGCGCCGCCCGCGCCGCGGGCCATGACCGTCGCCGACATCGACCGCGTCGTCGGCTCGTACGAGAACGCGGCGGCGAACGCGCTGGCCGCTGGGTTCGACGGCGTCGAGATCCACGCCGCGAACAGCTACCTGCCGCACCAGTTCCTCGCCGACAACACCAACCTGCGCACCGACGACTACGGCGGCGACGTCGCCGGGCGGATCCGGTTCCCGCTGCGCGTCGCCCGGGCCGTCGCGGACACCGTCGGCGCCGATCGGACCGCGATCCGGCTCTCGCCGGGCAACCCGCAGTTCGAGATGGTCGAGCGCGACCCCGCGCCCGTGTACCGCGCCCTGCTCGCCGAGCTGGACCGGCTGGGCCTGGCGTACCTGCACCTCACCGACGACGACGCGTACCCGGCGCTCGCCGACCTGCGGCCGCGCTGGTCCGGGACGCTGATCGCGAACGTCGGCGAGAACCGGGAGCCGACGACGGCGTGCGCTGCGGTGCGCGCGCTGGAGGCCGGGCTGGCCGACGCGGTCTCGTTCGGCCGCGGCTTCCTGGTCAACCCCGACCTGCCGCACCGGCTGCGCCATGACCTCACGTGGAACCCTCTGGACGAGGCGCACCTCTACACGCCCGGCCCGGTCGGCTACACCGACTACCCGGTGGCCTCCTGA
- a CDS encoding MerR family transcriptional regulator — translation MRIGELARLTAVSERSLRYYEQQDLLVSTRTPGGHREYAPACVDRVIRIQELYAAGLNSAVIAELLPCMRDVDGGPGDNATPWLEQELVAQRDKLDRAIGDLERSRQVLDEVIKAATGR, via the coding sequence ATGCGGATCGGTGAGCTCGCGCGACTGACCGCCGTCAGCGAGCGGTCACTGCGCTACTACGAACAGCAGGACCTGCTGGTGTCCACCCGCACGCCGGGCGGGCACCGCGAGTACGCCCCCGCCTGCGTCGACCGCGTCATCCGCATCCAGGAGCTGTACGCCGCCGGCCTCAACTCCGCCGTCATCGCCGAGCTCCTCCCCTGCATGCGCGACGTCGACGGCGGCCCGGGCGACAACGCGACGCCCTGGCTCGAGCAGGAGCTGGTCGCCCAGCGTGACAAGCTCGATCGCGCCATCGGCGACCTCGAGCGCTCCCGCCAGGTCCTCGACGAGGTCATCAAGGCCGCCACCGGCCGGTGA
- a CDS encoding NUDIX hydrolase has protein sequence MTDPTSEALETSPFVATIVVTSRGPKGQHVLLLHPADIETLEGEWAWVPPGGVRQPGEKIADCAARELREETGIVATPEPVRVDESEEVGVYRLEVPWGTAVTLSAEHTASEWIPVEQVAGRCQPADLLDTVRIGLSG, from the coding sequence ATGACCGACCCGACCAGCGAGGCGCTCGAGACGAGCCCCTTCGTCGCCACCATCGTGGTGACCAGCCGCGGGCCGAAGGGGCAGCACGTGCTGCTCCTGCACCCGGCGGACATCGAGACCCTCGAGGGCGAGTGGGCCTGGGTGCCACCCGGCGGGGTCCGGCAGCCGGGCGAGAAGATCGCCGACTGCGCGGCCCGTGAGCTGCGGGAAGAGACCGGGATCGTCGCCACGCCGGAGCCCGTCCGCGTCGACGAGTCCGAGGAGGTCGGCGTCTACCGGCTCGAAGTCCCGTGGGGGACGGCCGTGACGCTCAGCGCCGAGCACACCGCGTCCGAGTGGATCCCCGTCGAGCAGGTGGCCGGCCGCTGCCAGCCGGCCGACCTGCTCGACACCGTGCGGATCGGCCTCAGCGGCTGA
- a CDS encoding MarR family transcriptional regulator has product METESAARIADLLTRTNRRLRRASGPSLDATGVTPSQLRVLRVLAGVGSPLRVSELARRLDVIPRSATSVVDLLESRGLVERRPDPDDRRATLVALTPSGGEVLRALRDRRAAGLAELLDRLTADEQAELIRLLTILTADD; this is encoded by the coding sequence GTGGAGACGGAGTCCGCGGCGCGCATCGCCGACCTGCTGACCAGGACGAACCGCCGGCTGCGGCGTGCGTCCGGCCCCTCGCTCGACGCGACCGGGGTGACGCCGTCGCAGCTGCGCGTGTTGCGGGTGCTGGCCGGTGTGGGGTCGCCGCTGCGTGTGAGCGAGCTGGCCCGCCGCCTCGACGTCATCCCGCGCTCGGCGACGTCAGTGGTCGACCTGCTCGAGTCGCGGGGCCTCGTCGAGCGCCGCCCCGACCCCGACGACCGGCGCGCCACCCTGGTCGCCCTGACGCCGTCGGGCGGAGAGGTCCTGCGTGCCTTGCGCGACCGCCGGGCCGCCGGACTCGCCGAGCTGCTCGACCGGCTGACGGCCGACGAGCAGGCCGAGCTGATCCGCCTGCTCACCATCCTCACCGCCGACGACTGA